A stretch of DNA from Phenylobacterium koreense:
ATGATCGCCGACGCCCAGAAGTCGCTGCAGAGCATCGACAAGGCCGCGACCGAGATCGCAGCCCTCAGCAAGTCCAGCCGCGAGTTGGTCGACGGCGACGGCAAGCGCACCATCGAGAACCTGGCCGCCGCCTCGGAAGAGGCCCAAGCCGCCGCGAAGGATCTGCGCGGCATGCTGGGTCGGCTAGACGGCCCGGCCACCGACTTCGCCAACAACGGCCTCCCCGAGCTCACCGCGACGATGCAGTCGCTGCAACAGACGGCGGAGTCGCTCGACCGGCTCATCCGCAACCTCGAAAGCAATCCGCGCGGCCTGGTCGGCAAGGCGCCGGCCCAGGAGATCAAGGTCAAGCCATGAGAGCCATCCGACGCGTCCTGCAATCCTTGGCCCTGGCCGCGACCGCGGTGGGTCTTTCGGCCTGTATCTCGCTGCTGCCCGAGGAAGACCCGTCCCAGCTCTATCGCTTCGACGGCGTGCCCGCCGCCGACGCCCAGCAGGCCGCCGCCACCGACAGCTTCGGCGTCCTGAGGACCGGCGGCGGCTTCGTCCAGTCCGCCTCCGGCGATCGCATCATGACGGTGACCGGCGAGCGGGTGGCGTTCATCTCCGGCGCGCGCTGGGTGTCCCCGGCCTCGGTGCTGTTCAACGACGCCGTCATGCGCGCCTTCGACCAGAACACCGGCCCGGCGCGCCTCGTGACGCGCGGTG
This window harbors:
- a CDS encoding ABC-type transport auxiliary lipoprotein family protein, producing MRAIRRVLQSLALAATAVGLSACISLLPEEDPSQLYRFDGVPAADAQQAAATDSFGVLRTGGGFVQSASGDRIMTVTGERVAFISGARWVSPASVLFNDAVMRAFDQNTGPARLVTRGEVRRAEYGLRIDVTRFEVVYDQGEKAAPNIVVALRLSLVNMADRTLAGSKLVETTARADDNRVSAIVRAFDEAVAQVTGQTVAWTNGRGA